The following are from one region of the Fibrobacterota bacterium genome:
- a CDS encoding septation protein SpoVG family protein, with translation MKISAIKIDPHHLPNGQVLASAEVVLNDSLTLRGIKILRGRYGLFLAFPGLRTGSPQRAFETLSMRFRKELQTAVLAAYHDFQTTPISLFAGCAT, from the coding sequence ATGAAAATTTCCGCCATTAAAATCGATCCCCATCACCTTCCCAATGGCCAAGTGCTGGCATCGGCCGAGGTGGTTCTCAACGACAGCCTGACCCTGCGAGGGATCAAGATCCTCCGCGGCCGCTATGGCTTGTTCCTGGCTTTTCCCGGGTTGCGAACGGGATCCCCCCAACGCGCTTTCGAGACTTTGTCGATGCGCTTCCGGAAGGAATTGCAAACAGCCGTCCTGGCGGCCTACCACGATTTCCAGACCACGCCGATTTCCCTTTTCGCGGGCTGCGCGACATGA
- a CDS encoding flagellin → MRIEKHIQDQLAHKYAQGAKDKGKILEQLATGKRINRASDDAAGMAVAVEFDKQVRAYQNAAENIQAGMSAMNIADGGASNISDMLQRQQELAVQAANGAYNQDQRDAIDKEFQSLSQEIDRESKSTDFNGQQLLDGSGGLANGTGTVQTGDGSSDTITLSAADLTQNGLGLAGQSLSSPAAALRAMGSIDAAMKRVNDTRAADGATANRFDFALSNAQNQQVNTAQALSNIQDLDYAQGLTEKVSSDLLQNSQQAAMSQFNQISRTQLLALLQ, encoded by the coding sequence ATGCGGATCGAAAAGCACATACAGGATCAGCTAGCGCATAAGTACGCGCAGGGGGCCAAGGATAAGGGGAAAATCCTCGAGCAGCTCGCCACCGGGAAGCGGATAAACCGGGCCTCCGACGATGCGGCCGGGATGGCGGTCGCCGTCGAATTCGACAAGCAGGTACGCGCCTACCAGAATGCCGCGGAGAACATCCAGGCCGGGATGAGCGCCATGAACATCGCCGATGGCGGGGCCTCGAACATCTCGGACATGCTGCAACGGCAGCAAGAGCTGGCTGTCCAGGCGGCCAATGGGGCTTATAATCAGGATCAGCGCGACGCCATCGATAAGGAGTTCCAATCCCTTTCCCAGGAAATCGATCGCGAATCCAAGTCCACGGATTTCAACGGTCAGCAATTGTTGGACGGCAGCGGTGGGCTGGCGAACGGCACCGGTACCGTGCAAACGGGGGACGGAAGTTCGGATACCATTACCTTATCCGCAGCGGATCTGACGCAGAATGGCTTGGGTTTGGCAGGCCAGAGCTTGAGTTCGCCGGCAGCCGCGTTGCGTGCGATGGGTTCCATCGATGCGGCCATGAAGCGCGTCAACGATACGCGGGCGGCAGACGGCGCCACGGCCAATCGTTTCGACTTCGCCCTGTCCAATGCGCAGAACCAGCAGGTGAACACCGCCCAAGCCCTGTCCAATATCCAGGATCTGGACTACGCCCAGGGCTTGACGGAAAAAGTCAGTTC
- a CDS encoding YifB family Mg chelatase-like AAA ATPase — MLSIITSCALSGIDAFPITVEVDIAPGLPGFTMVGLPDSAVKEARERVFAAIKNSGFTVPSKRITVNLAPGGIRKEGTAFDLPLALGILLASGQVETGPLDPFLIFGELALDGRLRPVNGVLSAATYAKDSGRLGILMPAANLEEASLVTGIGACGAENLLEAISFLKEPKFLDRALPAWDPAPDCQALDFADVKGQAHAKRALEVAAAGGHNVLLMGSPGCGKTLLARRLPSILPPMNDAEALETTRIGSAAGLKRIKPTFTRHRPFRSPHHSISVQALIGGTAGSRPGEASLAHNGVLFLDEFPEFKGDVLESLRQPLEEGKVTIARAQQTITYPCRVILVAAMNPCPCGKMMDLRRPCVCRREEILRYRARISGPLLDRIDLHLELASLEFSQLVDGESSEPSEAIRDRVSNARRIQTERFRGAEGVYCNAHMGAALLKRHCSLAAGPRRMLKEAVEVLGLSARAFDRVLKVARTIADLDMSPGICDAHMAEAIQYRSLDRELRDDG; from the coding sequence ATGTTATCGATAATCACGTCTTGCGCGCTCTCCGGAATCGATGCCTTTCCCATCACCGTGGAGGTCGATATCGCGCCCGGATTGCCGGGATTCACCATGGTCGGCCTGCCGGACTCGGCGGTCAAAGAGGCCCGGGAACGGGTATTCGCCGCCATCAAGAATTCCGGCTTCACGGTCCCCAGCAAACGTATTACCGTGAACTTGGCCCCCGGAGGAATCCGTAAAGAAGGCACGGCCTTCGATCTTCCCTTGGCCCTCGGTATCTTGCTCGCATCCGGTCAGGTCGAAACTGGCCCGCTCGATCCGTTCCTCATCTTCGGCGAACTCGCCCTCGATGGTAGATTACGCCCGGTGAACGGTGTCCTTTCGGCCGCCACCTACGCCAAGGATTCCGGAAGATTGGGCATCCTAATGCCCGCAGCCAACCTGGAAGAGGCCTCGCTGGTAACCGGCATCGGGGCCTGCGGGGCGGAAAACCTTTTGGAGGCGATCTCCTTCTTAAAGGAACCGAAGTTCTTGGATCGCGCCCTCCCGGCCTGGGATCCCGCTCCCGATTGCCAGGCGCTGGATTTCGCCGACGTGAAGGGCCAGGCCCATGCCAAGCGGGCCCTGGAAGTCGCGGCGGCCGGCGGCCATAACGTCTTGTTGATGGGGAGCCCGGGCTGCGGCAAGACTTTGCTGGCCAGGCGCTTGCCGTCCATCTTGCCCCCGATGAACGATGCCGAAGCCTTGGAAACCACCCGCATCGGGAGCGCTGCCGGCCTTAAGCGAATCAAGCCGACCTTTACGCGTCATCGCCCCTTCCGATCGCCGCATCATTCCATCAGCGTGCAGGCCCTGATCGGAGGCACGGCAGGATCGCGACCTGGCGAGGCCAGCCTGGCCCACAACGGAGTCTTGTTCCTGGATGAATTCCCGGAGTTCAAAGGAGACGTGTTGGAAAGCCTGCGGCAACCCTTGGAAGAAGGCAAGGTGACCATTGCGCGCGCGCAGCAAACCATCACCTATCCTTGCCGCGTGATCCTCGTCGCAGCCATGAATCCTTGCCCCTGCGGCAAGATGATGGACCTCCGCCGTCCATGCGTATGCCGGAGGGAGGAAATCCTTCGCTATCGCGCGCGAATTTCCGGGCCCCTCCTCGATCGGATCGATTTGCATCTGGAACTCGCCAGCCTGGAATTCTCGCAGTTGGTGGACGGTGAAAGCAGTGAACCTTCGGAGGCGATCAGGGATAGGGTTTCCAATGCCCGCCGCATCCAAACCGAACGCTTCCGCGGCGCCGAGGGCGTCTACTGCAATGCGCACATGGGCGCCGCATTGCTGAAGCGCCATTGTTCCTTGGCGGCCGGCCCGCGGAGGATGCTCAAGGAAGCCGTGGAGGTCCTTGGTCTTTCGGCACGCGCATTCGATCGGGTATTGAAAGTAGCGCGTACCATCGCGGATCTGGATATGAGCCCGGGCATTTGCGATGCGCATATGGCCGAGGCGATCCAGTATCGCAGCTTAGATCGGGAGTTGCGGGACGACGGATAA